A window from Mycobacterium botniense encodes these proteins:
- a CDS encoding coenzyme F420-0:L-glutamate ligase, whose amino-acid sequence MTRTPAPARAEHGTGSAIEILPVTGLPEFRAGDDLCAALAAAAPWLRDGDVVVVTSKVVSKCEGRLVPAPTDPQARDELRRKLIEREAVRVLARKGRTLITENTLGVVQAAAGVDGSNVGTGELVLLPADPDASAAALRAGLRERLGVTVGVVITDTMGRAWRTGQIDAAVGAAGLTVLRSYAGVVDPHGNELVVTEVAVADEIAAAADLVKGKLTAVPVAVVRGLNGSVVTENGSTARHLVRPGTEDLFWLGTAEALELGRQQAQLLRRSVRRFTAQPVPAHLVEAAVAEALTAPAPHHTRPARFVWLQTRATRTRLLDAMRDKWRADLAGDGKSAEAIERRVARGQILYDAPEVIIPMLAAEGAHPYPDAARAAAEHTMFTVAVGAAVQALLVALAVRGLGSCWIGSTIFAADVVRAQLQLPSDWEPLGAIAIGYPHDPAQPRQPAPVDGGLVRK is encoded by the coding sequence ATGACCCGCACGCCAGCGCCGGCCAGAGCCGAGCATGGAACCGGCTCGGCGATCGAGATTCTCCCCGTCACCGGCCTCCCGGAATTCCGGGCCGGCGATGATCTGTGCGCTGCGCTGGCCGCTGCGGCGCCGTGGCTGCGTGACGGCGACGTCGTCGTGGTCACCAGCAAGGTGGTGTCGAAGTGCGAGGGCCGGCTGGTGCCGGCCCCCACCGATCCCCAAGCCCGAGACGAATTGCGGCGCAAGTTGATCGAACGCGAAGCGGTCCGCGTGCTGGCCCGCAAAGGCCGGACGTTGATCACCGAGAACACGCTCGGCGTGGTTCAGGCCGCCGCCGGGGTGGACGGCTCGAACGTCGGCACGGGCGAATTGGTGCTGCTTCCCGCCGATCCCGACGCCAGCGCCGCGGCCCTGCGCGCCGGTCTGCGCGAGCGACTCGGGGTCACGGTGGGCGTCGTCATCACCGACACCATGGGCCGCGCCTGGCGCACCGGTCAGATCGACGCCGCCGTCGGTGCTGCCGGGTTGACGGTGCTGCGCAGTTACGCCGGTGTCGTGGACCCGCACGGCAACGAACTGGTCGTCACCGAGGTCGCGGTCGCAGACGAGATCGCGGCCGCAGCTGATCTGGTCAAAGGCAAACTGACCGCGGTACCGGTGGCAGTGGTGCGCGGGCTCAACGGCAGTGTTGTGACTGAAAATGGTTCGACAGCAAGACATTTGGTGAGACCGGGCACCGAGGACCTGTTTTGGCTGGGTACTGCTGAAGCGCTTGAGCTCGGCCGGCAGCAGGCTCAGCTGCTGCGCCGCTCCGTGCGCCGGTTCACTGCCCAACCGGTGCCCGCACACCTGGTGGAAGCCGCTGTCGCAGAGGCGCTGACCGCCCCCGCACCGCACCATACCCGGCCGGCGCGGTTCGTGTGGCTGCAGACCCGCGCGACCCGCACTCGGCTGCTGGACGCGATGCGCGACAAGTGGCGGGCCGATCTCGCCGGAGACGGCAAGTCCGCCGAAGCCATCGAACGGCGGGTAGCGCGCGGCCAGATCCTCTACGACGCACCCGAAGTCATCATCCCGATGCTGGCCGCCGAAGGCGCACATCCCTACCCTGACGCCGCCCGCGCCGCGGCAGAGCACACGATGTTCACCGTGGCCGTCGGCGCGGCGGTGCAAGCCTTGCTGGTCGCACTGGCGGTGCGGGGATTGGGCAGCTGCTGGATCGGGTCGACCATCTTTGCCGCCGATGTGGTCCGCGCCCAGCTGCAGTTGCCATCCGACTGGGAACCGTTGGGCGCCATCGCGATCGGCTACCCGCACGACCCAGCCCAGCCACGGCAACCGGCGCCGGTCGACGGTGGGCTGGTGCGCAAATGA
- a CDS encoding phosphomannomutase/phosphoglucomutase, which produces MSRPAAAVDRVIKAYDIRGLVGTEIDESLAADVGAAFARLMRGEGSQRLAIGHDMRDSSPALAAAFAGGVIAQGLDVVRIGLASTDQLYFASGMLDCPGAMFTASHNPAAYNGIKMCRAGAKPVGQDSGLAAIREALITGVAGYDGPPGTTTDRDVLDDYGAFLRSLVDMSGLRPLRVAVDAGNGMAGHTAPAVLGPIDSITLLPLYFELDGTFPNHEANPLDPTNLKDLQDYVRATGADIGLAFDGDADRCFVVDERGRPVSPSTVTALVAARELTREIGATVIHNLITSRAVPELVLERGGTPVRSRVGHSYIKALMAETGAIFGGEHSAHYYFRDFWGADSGMLAALYVLAALGEQQRPLSELAADYQRYESSGEINFTVSDATASVDAVLKSFGSRIHSIDHLDGVTVDLGDGSWFNLRSSNTEPLLRLNVEGRCAEDVDAVVQHIAAQITATGGVRERASERAQQ; this is translated from the coding sequence ATGTCTCGGCCCGCTGCGGCTGTCGATCGTGTGATTAAGGCTTATGACATTCGGGGACTGGTTGGCACGGAGATCGACGAATCTCTCGCCGCCGACGTCGGCGCCGCGTTCGCCAGGCTGATGCGCGGTGAGGGGTCGCAGCGGCTCGCGATCGGCCACGATATGCGGGACAGTTCCCCCGCCCTGGCTGCTGCATTTGCCGGCGGGGTGATCGCCCAGGGCCTTGACGTGGTACGGATCGGTCTGGCGTCCACCGATCAGCTTTACTTCGCCTCCGGCATGCTGGATTGTCCCGGCGCGATGTTCACGGCCAGCCACAACCCGGCAGCCTATAACGGCATCAAGATGTGCCGGGCCGGCGCCAAACCGGTGGGCCAGGACAGCGGGCTCGCCGCGATCCGCGAAGCTCTGATCACCGGCGTCGCAGGCTACGATGGGCCACCTGGAACGACCACCGATCGAGATGTGCTGGACGACTACGGGGCGTTTTTGCGCTCGCTGGTAGACATGTCGGGACTGCGTCCCCTTCGGGTGGCTGTCGACGCCGGCAACGGGATGGCCGGCCACACCGCTCCCGCGGTACTGGGCCCGATCGACTCGATCACCCTGTTGCCGTTGTACTTCGAGCTCGACGGTACCTTCCCCAACCATGAGGCCAATCCGCTCGACCCGACAAACCTCAAGGACCTGCAGGATTATGTGCGGGCCACCGGCGCTGATATCGGGCTGGCGTTCGACGGGGACGCGGACCGGTGCTTCGTGGTCGACGAGCGTGGCCGGCCGGTCTCCCCGTCGACGGTGACTGCGCTGGTCGCCGCGCGTGAACTGACCCGCGAAATCGGTGCCACCGTCATCCACAATCTGATCACCTCACGCGCGGTGCCCGAACTGGTGCTCGAGCGCGGCGGCACACCGGTGCGTTCGCGTGTCGGCCACTCGTATATCAAAGCGCTGATGGCGGAGACCGGCGCGATCTTCGGCGGCGAGCACTCTGCGCACTATTACTTTCGGGATTTCTGGGGAGCCGATTCCGGTATGCTGGCCGCGCTGTACGTGCTCGCGGCGCTCGGTGAGCAGCAGCGTCCGCTTTCGGAGCTGGCGGCGGACTACCAACGCTACGAATCCTCCGGCGAGATCAATTTCACCGTCTCCGACGCCACCGCATCTGTCGACGCGGTGCTGAAATCCTTTGGGAGCCGGATTCATTCCATCGACCACCTGGACGGCGTGACGGTCGACTTAGGTGACGGCAGCTGGTTCAACCTGCGCAGCTCCAACACCGAGCCGTTGCTGCGGCTGAATGTGGAGGGACGTTGCGCCGAGGACGTCGACGCGGTGGTCCAACACATCGCCGCCCAGATCACCGCAACGGGCGGTGTGCGGGAAAGGGCGTCTGAAAGGGCTCAGCAATGA
- the manA gene encoding mannose-6-phosphate isomerase, class I — MELLRGAIRTYAWGSRTAIAEFTGRPVPAVHPEAELWLGAHPADPARLQTEDGEVSLLERLAADPDGQLGAASRARFGDGLPFLVKVLAADEPLSLQAHPSAEQALEGYRREEQLGIPVTSPVRNYRDTSHKPELLIALEPFEALAGFRPAGQTVELLRALAVSDLDPFIDLLNDQSDADGLRALFTTWITAPQPDIDVLVPAVLDGAIHYVSCGATQFAAEAKTVLELGERYPGDAGVLAALLLNRISLAPGEAIFLPAGNLHTYLRGVALEVMANSDNVLRGGLTPKHVDVPELLRVLDFTPTTEAQLRPPTHRDGLELVYDTPADEFAVSLLTLDGHSLGHEVDAPARHDGPQILLCTEGCTTVSAKSGALTLERGMAAWVAADDGPIRLAARRPSTLFRATVGV; from the coding sequence GTGGAATTGCTACGCGGAGCGATACGGACGTATGCGTGGGGGTCACGGACCGCTATCGCCGAATTCACCGGCCGGCCGGTGCCGGCCGTGCACCCCGAAGCCGAACTCTGGCTGGGCGCACACCCGGCTGATCCGGCCCGGCTGCAGACCGAGGACGGCGAAGTGTCGCTGCTGGAACGCCTTGCCGCCGACCCCGATGGACAGCTCGGCGCCGCGTCGCGTGCCCGATTCGGCGATGGGCTGCCCTTTTTGGTGAAGGTGCTCGCGGCCGACGAGCCGCTCTCGCTGCAGGCCCATCCCAGCGCCGAGCAGGCGCTCGAGGGTTACCGGCGGGAGGAGCAACTCGGCATTCCGGTCACTTCCCCGGTGCGCAACTACCGGGACACCAGCCACAAACCCGAGCTTTTGATCGCGCTGGAGCCGTTCGAGGCGCTGGCCGGGTTCCGGCCGGCAGGGCAAACCGTCGAGCTGCTGCGCGCGCTGGCGGTGTCTGATCTTGACCCGTTTATCGACTTGCTGAACGACCAGTCCGACGCTGACGGTCTGCGTGCGCTGTTCACGACGTGGATCACTGCCCCCCAGCCCGATATCGACGTGCTGGTGCCCGCAGTGCTGGACGGCGCGATCCACTATGTGAGTTGTGGTGCGACACAGTTCGCCGCCGAAGCCAAGACGGTGCTGGAGCTGGGTGAGCGGTATCCCGGCGACGCCGGTGTGCTGGCGGCCTTGCTGCTCAACCGCATCAGCCTCGCCCCCGGCGAGGCGATCTTCTTGCCGGCAGGAAACTTGCACACCTATCTGCGCGGTGTCGCATTGGAAGTAATGGCTAACTCCGACAACGTCTTACGCGGAGGCCTCACCCCTAAACACGTCGACGTGCCCGAACTGCTGCGCGTCCTGGACTTCACGCCCACCACCGAAGCTCAGTTGCGCCCCCCGACACACCGGGACGGACTCGAGTTGGTCTACGACACTCCCGCCGATGAGTTCGCGGTTTCGCTGTTGACGCTTGATGGGCACTCCCTCGGTCATGAGGTCGACGCGCCGGCACGGCACGACGGTCCACAAATCCTGTTGTGCACCGAGGGTTGCACCACGGTGTCCGCAAAGTCCGGGGCACTGACCCTGGAACGCGGTATGGCCGCGTGGGTGGCGGCGGACGACGGGCCGATCCGGTTGGCGGCGCGCCGGCCCAGCACGCTGTTTCGCGCCACCGTGGGTGTGTAG
- a CDS encoding DUF3499 domain-containing protein, whose product MTVPRRCCRPGCPHYAVATLTFVYSDSTAVIGPLATAREPHSWDLCVGHAGRITAPRGWELVRHAGPLPTHPDEDDLVALADAVREGRDRSATRPPPNGVGTLPSQLPTVQTGSVLAPPHTSSGRRRGHLRVLPDPTD is encoded by the coding sequence GTGACCGTTCCCCGTCGCTGTTGCCGGCCCGGGTGCCCGCACTACGCGGTGGCGACGCTGACGTTCGTCTACTCTGATTCGACTGCTGTGATCGGTCCGCTTGCCACCGCGCGGGAGCCGCATTCCTGGGATCTGTGCGTCGGCCACGCCGGTCGGATCACCGCGCCACGCGGGTGGGAACTCGTGCGCCACGCGGGTCCATTGCCCACCCACCCCGATGAGGACGACCTGGTCGCGCTCGCCGACGCGGTTCGGGAGGGCCGCGATCGATCGGCGACGCGCCCGCCGCCCAACGGCGTCGGGACTCTGCCGTCCCAGCTTCCCACGGTGCAGACCGGCAGTGTGCTCGCGCCCCCGCACACCAGTTCCGGGCGCCGGCGCGGCCACCTGCGGGTCCTGCCTGACCCGACCGATTAA
- a CDS encoding NUDIX hydrolase, which translates to MSVRDSAIAMLTSWRAPDPAQDALREAVLAFVHARRDSCRRECAPGHVTASALVLDDSGGQALLTLHPRVGRWVQLGGHCDDDDADIVAAALREATEESGVSGLRIHPELAAIHVHPVTCSLGVPTRHLDLQFVARAPAGAQIAVSAESVDLRWWPVDALPDGTDPALAYLVRRASSGLV; encoded by the coding sequence ATGAGCGTTCGGGATTCGGCGATCGCGATGCTCACCAGTTGGCGGGCACCCGATCCGGCCCAGGATGCACTGCGGGAGGCTGTGCTGGCGTTTGTCCATGCTCGCCGCGATTCTTGCCGCCGCGAGTGCGCGCCGGGGCATGTCACCGCCTCGGCGCTGGTGCTCGACGACAGCGGCGGTCAGGCGCTGCTGACCCTGCACCCGCGGGTGGGCCGCTGGGTCCAGCTGGGCGGGCACTGCGACGACGACGACGCCGATATCGTCGCGGCCGCCCTGCGCGAGGCCACCGAGGAATCCGGTGTTTCCGGCTTGCGCATCCACCCCGAACTGGCCGCTATCCATGTGCACCCGGTGACCTGCTCACTGGGTGTGCCGACGCGCCACCTCGACCTGCAGTTCGTGGCACGGGCACCGGCGGGGGCGCAGATCGCGGTCAGCGCCGAATCGGTGGATTTGCGCTGGTGGCCGGTCGACGCCTTGCCTGACGGCACCGATCCCGCGCTGGCGTACCTGGTTCGCCGAGCCTCGAGTGGCCTGGTGTGA
- a CDS encoding metallopeptidase family protein, protein MRGPLLPPTVPGWRSRAERFDMAVLEAYEPIERQWQDRVSGLDVAVDEIPRIFPKDPDNVQWPPEVVADGPIPLARLIPAGVDVRGHATRARIVLFRKPIERRAKDTVELADLLHDILVAQVATYLDVDPSIIDPTIDDE, encoded by the coding sequence ATGCGGGGGCCGTTGCTCCCGCCTACTGTGCCGGGGTGGCGCAGCCGGGCCGAGCGGTTTGACATGGCGGTGCTGGAGGCCTACGAACCGATAGAACGACAATGGCAGGACCGGGTGTCCGGGCTGGACGTGGCGGTTGATGAGATTCCGCGCATCTTTCCCAAGGATCCGGACAACGTGCAATGGCCGCCCGAGGTCGTCGCCGACGGCCCGATCCCGCTGGCCCGGTTGATCCCCGCCGGTGTCGACGTCCGCGGCCACGCTACCCGCGCACGAATCGTGCTGTTCCGCAAGCCAATCGAGCGACGCGCAAAGGACACGGTCGAGCTGGCCGATTTGCTGCATGACATTCTGGTGGCTCAGGTAGCCACGTATCTGGACGTCGATCCCTCGATCATCGACCCGACAATCGATGACGAGTAA
- a CDS encoding WhiB family transcriptional regulator yields MSYEHLRGVVGGTPHTNIGAARTTAASRPHLSLVPDAPEVFPRVPVTREQWQDRALCAQTDPEAFFPEKGGSTREAKKICLGCEVRNECLEYALAHDERFGIWGGLSERERRRLKRGII; encoded by the coding sequence ATGTCCTATGAGCACCTTCGGGGCGTTGTGGGAGGCACACCGCACACCAATATCGGCGCGGCGAGGACAACTGCGGCATCCCGCCCTCATTTGAGTTTGGTTCCCGACGCGCCCGAAGTATTTCCGCGGGTGCCGGTCACGAGAGAGCAATGGCAAGACCGCGCATTGTGCGCGCAAACCGATCCCGAGGCATTCTTTCCCGAGAAGGGCGGCTCGACCCGCGAGGCCAAGAAAATCTGCCTGGGCTGCGAGGTCCGCAATGAGTGCCTGGAGTACGCGCTCGCGCACGACGAGCGCTTCGGCATTTGGGGCGGTCTCTCGGAGCGTGAGCGCCGCCGTCTCAAGCGCGGCATCATCTGA
- a CDS encoding HNH endonuclease signature motif containing protein produces MSLTASSAAPVSPAGRLEVLFEELAQLAGQRNAIDGRIVAIVAELDREQLWGATGARSVAALVAWKLGVSSANAHTIATVARRLNEFPRCAAGLAEGRLSLDQLGVIAARAGEGSDAHYAALARVATVNQLRTAVKLEPRPEPDPAPPPQRSITKTSTEAFTSWRIRLPHDEAAMFEAALASHREALIAEWTHDHGNAERISMNCPPVPGSIEAFLRLVQTGWDAEAVRRPHGQHTTVVVHVDVTERVGALHAGPLLSDAQRRYLTCEASCEVWFERDGEVIGAGRATRVINRRLRRALEHRHPMCAVPGCGATRGLHAHHIRHWEDGGPTELFNLVLVCPYHHRLHHRGGITIAGTADDLTVTDRSGRRLHAGSLARPPTKPPPAVPPWAGPTGERAHWWWYEPFQPHPPPPN; encoded by the coding sequence ATGTCGTTGACCGCATCGTCTGCCGCGCCGGTGAGCCCTGCCGGGCGCCTGGAGGTGTTGTTCGAGGAATTGGCGCAGTTGGCCGGTCAGCGCAATGCGATTGACGGGCGCATCGTGGCGATCGTCGCCGAGCTGGACCGCGAGCAGCTGTGGGGGGCGACGGGGGCGCGGTCGGTGGCGGCGTTGGTGGCCTGGAAGCTGGGGGTGTCCTCGGCCAATGCCCACACGATCGCCACCGTGGCGCGCCGGCTTAACGAGTTTCCGCGTTGCGCGGCGGGCCTGGCCGAGGGGCGGTTGTCGCTGGATCAGCTCGGGGTGATCGCGGCGCGGGCGGGTGAGGGCTCCGATGCGCATTACGCGGCGCTGGCGCGGGTGGCCACGGTCAACCAGCTGCGCACCGCGGTGAAGCTCGAACCGCGGCCCGAGCCTGATCCTGCGCCGCCGCCGCAGCGCTCGATCACCAAAACCAGCACCGAGGCGTTCACCTCGTGGCGCATCAGGCTTCCCCACGATGAGGCGGCGATGTTTGAGGCGGCGCTGGCGTCGCATCGGGAGGCGCTGATCGCCGAGTGGACACACGATCACGGCAATGCCGAGCGCATATCGATGAATTGTCCCCCGGTGCCTGGCAGTATCGAGGCGTTTTTGCGCCTGGTGCAGACCGGCTGGGACGCTGAGGCGGTTCGGCGCCCGCACGGGCAGCACACCACGGTGGTGGTGCACGTGGACGTCACCGAGCGTGTTGGTGCGCTGCATGCCGGTCCGTTGCTGAGCGACGCGCAACGCCGATACCTGACCTGTGAGGCCAGCTGTGAAGTCTGGTTCGAACGCGACGGCGAGGTTATCGGCGCCGGCCGGGCGACCCGGGTGATCAACCGGCGGCTGCGCCGCGCCCTCGAGCACCGCCACCCGATGTGCGCGGTGCCCGGCTGCGGGGCCACCCGCGGCCTGCACGCCCACCACATCCGCCACTGGGAAGACGGCGGCCCCACCGAGTTATTCAACCTGGTGTTGGTCTGCCCATATCATCATCGGTTACACCACCGTGGGGGGATCACCATCGCCGGAACCGCCGACGATCTGACCGTCACCGACCGCTCCGGGCGACGCCTTCACGCAGGATCCCTGGCACGCCCACCCACCAAACCCCCACCCGCTGTGCCGCCGTGGGCCGGACCCACCGGCGAACGCGCCCACTGGTGGTGGTATGAGCCCTTCCAACCCCACCCACCCCCACCCAACTAG
- the cofD gene encoding 2-phospho-L-lactate transferase, with product MRITVLVGGVGGARFLLGVQCLLGLGQFAPQRRQAGDHELTAVVNIGDDAWIHGLRVCPDLDTCMYTLGGGVDPQRGWGQRDETWHAMEELRRYGVQPQWFQLGDRDLATHLVRTQMLRAGYPLSQVTAALCDRWQPDARLLPTSDDPCETHAVITDPADGNRRAIHFQEWWVRYRARVPTHSFAFIGAEKASAAPEVLKAIADADLILLAPSNPVVSIGAILAVPGIRAALRSAAAPIIGYSPIVSGKPLRGMAHECLTVIGVQSTAEAVGQYYGARNATGILDCWLVHETDHADIDGVAVRSIPLLMTDPKATAEMVSAGLELAGMVR from the coding sequence GTGAGGATCACGGTTCTGGTCGGCGGTGTCGGCGGTGCCCGCTTCCTGCTCGGCGTGCAGTGCCTCCTCGGCCTCGGGCAATTCGCTCCCCAACGCCGCCAGGCCGGTGATCACGAACTGACCGCCGTTGTCAATATCGGCGACGACGCCTGGATTCACGGGCTGCGTGTGTGCCCCGACCTGGACACCTGTATGTACACCCTGGGCGGCGGCGTCGACCCGCAACGCGGCTGGGGCCAGCGCGACGAAACGTGGCACGCCATGGAGGAACTCCGGCGCTACGGCGTGCAGCCGCAGTGGTTTCAGCTTGGCGACCGCGACCTGGCTACCCACCTGGTGCGTACCCAGATGCTGCGCGCGGGCTACCCGCTGTCGCAGGTCACCGCCGCGCTATGCGACCGCTGGCAACCCGACGCACGATTGTTGCCTACCAGCGACGACCCGTGCGAAACGCACGCGGTCATCACCGACCCCGCCGACGGCAACCGGCGAGCGATTCACTTCCAGGAATGGTGGGTGCGTTACCGTGCCCGGGTGCCGACCCACAGCTTCGCCTTCATCGGAGCCGAAAAGGCCAGCGCCGCACCCGAAGTGTTGAAAGCCATCGCTGACGCTGACCTCATCTTGTTGGCGCCGTCGAATCCGGTGGTGAGCATCGGCGCCATCCTCGCCGTTCCCGGTATTCGGGCAGCCCTGCGCTCCGCTGCCGCCCCGATCATCGGTTATTCACCGATCGTCAGCGGAAAGCCGTTGCGCGGCATGGCTCATGAATGCCTTACTGTCATCGGTGTGCAGTCCACCGCTGAGGCCGTCGGCCAGTATTACGGCGCACGCAACGCGACCGGGATCCTGGATTGCTGGTTGGTTCATGAGACTGACCATGCTGACATCGACGGGGTCGCTGTGCGCTCGATACCGCTGCTGATGACCGACCCGAAAGCGACGGCCGAGATGGTCAGCGCAGGTCTCGAGCTCGCGGGCATGGTGAGATGA
- a CDS encoding TobH protein, protein MNAIGATIDFDDTESLIAADRDGLLRAASMAGAQVRATAAAVDEGALDPVRGDDRPRAVIWVAGRGTAETAGAILSATLGGVAGVPIVLAAETPPWLGTLDVVIVAGDDPGDPALVGAAASGVRRGARVVVAAPYEGPLRDTTAGRVAVLEPRLQVPDEFGLSRYLAVGLAALHSVDGRLGTDLAALADELDAEALRNSAGRELFTNPAKTLAERMSGRDVVLVGDCAATLALARHGSAVLLRVARQVTAATGLADAVVALRSRLPSGPARAADALFHDDQIDGPLPERMRVLALTLAGERTVVAARVAGLDDVDLVAAEDVPDMPVVSGGSPAPTGMHRADQQLAILAVRLEMAAVYLRLVRG, encoded by the coding sequence ATGAACGCTATCGGCGCCACCATCGACTTCGACGACACCGAGAGCCTGATCGCCGCCGACCGCGACGGCCTTCTGCGAGCGGCATCCATGGCGGGCGCGCAGGTACGTGCCACCGCCGCCGCGGTCGATGAGGGCGCCCTCGACCCCGTGCGCGGGGACGACCGCCCGCGTGCGGTGATCTGGGTAGCCGGTCGCGGCACCGCCGAGACCGCCGGTGCGATCCTGTCGGCGACGCTGGGCGGTGTGGCCGGGGTGCCGATCGTGCTCGCCGCCGAGACGCCGCCCTGGCTGGGCACGCTGGATGTGGTGATCGTCGCCGGCGACGACCCCGGCGATCCGGCGTTGGTCGGAGCGGCCGCGTCCGGGGTGCGCCGGGGCGCGCGGGTGGTAGTCGCGGCGCCCTACGAGGGGCCGCTGCGCGACACCACGGCCGGCCGTGTCGCGGTGCTGGAACCACGGCTGCAGGTTCCCGACGAATTCGGGTTGAGCCGATACCTGGCGGTCGGCCTGGCCGCACTGCACAGCGTGGACGGCAGGCTGGGAACGGATTTAGCGGCCCTGGCCGACGAGTTGGACGCCGAGGCGCTGCGCAACAGTGCGGGCCGCGAACTATTCACCAACCCCGCGAAGACGCTTGCCGAACGCATGTCGGGTCGCGATGTGGTGTTGGTCGGTGACTGCGCTGCAACACTGGCATTGGCCCGGCACGGCAGTGCGGTGCTGCTGCGGGTCGCCCGCCAGGTGACCGCCGCGACCGGGCTGGCCGATGCGGTGGTGGCGCTGCGCTCCCGGCTGCCGTCGGGACCCGCCCGCGCGGCAGACGCGCTTTTTCACGATGACCAGATCGACGGCCCGTTACCGGAACGGATGCGAGTGCTGGCCCTGACGCTGGCCGGTGAACGGACAGTGGTAGCGGCACGGGTCGCCGGGCTCGACGATGTTGATCTGGTCGCGGCCGAGGATGTGCCGGATATGCCCGTCGTGTCCGGCGGGTCGCCGGCGCCGACCGGCATGCACCGGGCCGACCAGCAACTGGCGATACTGGCCGTCCGGTTGGAGATGGCTGCGGTTTATTTGCGACTGGTGCGGGGATAG